The following coding sequences are from one Saccopteryx bilineata isolate mSacBil1 chromosome 3, mSacBil1_pri_phased_curated, whole genome shotgun sequence window:
- the LOC136329571 gene encoding DNA-directed RNA polymerases I, II, and III subunit RPABC4-like, with protein sequence MDTQEDVRTQKEQPMIYICGDCQSKNEIKSRDPIICRECGYKIMYKKRTKRLVVFDAR encoded by the exons ATGGACACCCAGGAGGATGTCCGAACCCAAAAGGAGCAGCCAATGATATATATCTGTGGAG actgtcaaagcaaaaatgaaataaaatccagGGATCCAATCATATGCAGAGAATGTGGATACAAAATAATGTACAAGAAAAGGACTAAACGAT TGGTGGTGTTTGATGCTCGATGA